The Vitis vinifera cultivar Pinot Noir 40024 chromosome 12, ASM3070453v1 genome has a segment encoding these proteins:
- the LOC100261881 gene encoding uncharacterized protein LOC100261881 isoform X1, with the protein MFGTQSTRDISFEFQSQIPNWRPSIYTRRANITVKFQDLYGFTVEGNVDDVNVLNEVREKVRQQGRVWWALEANKGANWYLQPQISSISEGIALKSSLKLSALTNTITLKRLIRKGIPPVLRPKVWFSLSGAAKKRSTVPESYYNDLTKAVEGKVTAATRQIDHDLPRTFPGHPWLDTSEGHATLRRVLVGYSFRDSDVGYCQGLNYVAALLLLVMKTEEDAFWMLAVLLENVLVNDCYTNNLSGCHVEQRVFKDLLAKKCPRIAAHLEALEFDVSLVATEWFLCLFSKSLPSETALRVWDVLFNEGAKVLFHVALAIFKMKEEELLLAHQVGDVINILQKTTHHLFDPEELLTVAFDKIGSMTTNTISKQRKKQEPAVMAELDQRLRRLNSLNEDDK; encoded by the exons ATGTTTGGAACTCAGAGCACGAGAGACATCTCGTTTGAATTCCAATCTCAAATACCAAATTGGAGACCCAGCATCTACACCAGAAGGGCTAACATCACTGTAAAGTTTCAAGATCTTTATGGGTTTACAGTTGAAGGCAATGTTGATGATGTTAACGTGTTGAATGAGGTGAGAGAGAAGGTGAGGCAACAGGGTAGGGTTTGGtgggctctggaagccaacaaAGGAGCAAATTGGTATTTGCAGCCTCAGATTTCATCAATATCTGAGGGGATTGCCCTCAAATCCTCCCTTAAATTGTCAGCTCTTACCAATACAATTACCTTAAAGAGATTGATCAGGAAGGGAATTCCACCAGTTCTAAGGCCTAAGGTCTGGTTTTCATTGTCGGGAGCGGCAAAGAAGCGGTCCACAGTGCCGGAGAGTTACTATAATGACTTGACCAAGGCGGTGGAAGGCAAGGTCACAGCGGCAACACGACAGATTGATCAT GACCTACCACGAACCTTCCCTGGTCACCCATGGTTGGACACTTCAGAGGGTCATGCTACTCTTCGACGAGTTCTTGTTGGATATTCTTTTCGTGATTCTGATGTTGGCTACTGTCAG GGTTTAAATTACGTTGCAGCATTATTGTTGCTTGTAATGAAAACAGAAGAGGATGCTTTTTGGATGCTGGCTGTCCTGTTGGAAAATGTTTTAGTTAATGACTGCTACACAAATAACTTATCGGGGTGCCATGTTGAACAAAGGGTGTTTAAAGATTTACTTGCTAAGAAATGCCCAAG GATAGCTGCTCATTTGGAAGCTTTGGAGTTTGATGTCTCCCTGGTTGCCACTGAGTGGTTTCTATGCCTTTTTTCTAAGAGCTTGCCTTCTGAG ACAGCTCTGCGGGTGTGGGATGTCCTTTTCAATGAAGGGGCAAAAGTTCTATTTCATGTTGCTTTGGCTATCTTTAAG ATGAAGGAAGAGGAGTTGCTTCTAGCACATCAGGTTGGGgatgtaattaatattttacaGAAAACAACTCATCACCTCTTCGATCCTGAAGAATTGTTGACg GTGGCTTTTGATAAGATTGGTTCTATGACAACCAACACCATATCAAAGCAAAGGAAAAAGCAGGAACCAGCAGTCATGGCAGAGCTTGATCAAAGATTGAGACGGTTAAACTCTCTAAACGAGGATGACAAATAG
- the LOC132254747 gene encoding glycine-rich cell wall structural protein-like isoform X1: protein MNYKAFVFLSLLFAVDILVSSVVLAETSIDEKNQDINQLDDANARCQQGCCGGYGRFGCMRCCSNAVEAGTMVAEPQKPEANHVDDVRNHGAGGYGGGHGGGGGGGHGGGGGGGGGHGGGHGGGGGGGGHGGGGGGGGHGGGGGGHGGGGHGGGGYGGGQGGGGQGGGTGGGQGGGGGVGGGQGGGQGGQGGGQGGGQGGGQGGGGSGGGSQGGGGGVGGGQGGGQGGGQGGGQGGGQGGGGYQGGGGGVGGGQGGGQGGGQGGGQGGGQGGGGSGGGSQGGGGGVGGGQGGGQGGGQGGGQGGGQGGGGYQGGGGGVGGGQGGGQGGGQGSGQGGGQGGGGSGGGSQGGGGGVGGGQGGGQGGGQGGGQGGGQGGGGYQGGGGGVGGGHGGGGGSGHGGGGGGGAHGGGGGGHGGGGGGGAHGGGGGGGGHGGGGGGGHGGGHGGGGGGGGYGGGSDGQGSNYSVNGRKMLH, encoded by the exons ATGAATTACAAGGCTTTCGTTTTCCTCAGTCTTTTATTTGCAGTCGATATTCTGGTCTCTTCTGTGGTGTTGGCTGAGACATCTATAGATGAGAAAAATC AGGATATAAATCAGCTAGATGATGCAAATGCCAGGTGTCAACAAGGTTGCTGCGGTGGCTATGGCAGATTTGGATGCATGAGGTGTTGCTCAAATGCTGTTGAAGCTGGAACCATGGTAGCCGAACCTCAAAAAC CGGAAGCAAACCATGTAGATGATGTAAGAAATCATGGTGCTGGCGGTTATGGAGGAGGGCAcggaggtggaggtggtggtggacatggaggaggtggtggtggaggtggtggaCATGGAGGTGGACATGGAGGCGGTGGCGGTGGTGGTGGACATGGAGGTGGTGGCGGCGGTGGTGGCcatggaggtggtggtggtggacaCGGAGGTGGCGGCCATGGAGGTGGTGGTTATGGAGGAGGGCAGGGTGGTGGCGGCCAAGGAGGTGGTACCGGAGGTGGTCAAGGGGGAGGTGGTGGTGTAGGTGGTGGTCAGGGTGGTGGCCAAGGAGGACAGGGAGGCGGTCAAGGTGGTGGCCAAGGAGGTGGTCAAGGTGGAGGGGGTAGTGGAGGTGGCAGCCAAGGAGGAGGAGGTGGTGTAGGCGGTGGCCAAGGAGGAGGACAGGGAGGAGGTCAAGGTGGTGGCCAAGGAGGTGGTCAAGGTGGAGGTGGCTACCaaggtggaggaggtggtgtAGGCGGTGGTCAAGGAGGAGGACAGGGAGGCGGTCAAGGTGGTGGCCAAGGAGGTGGTCAAGGCGGAGGGGGTAGTGGAGGTGGCAGCCAAGGAGGAGGAGGTGGTGTAGGCGGTGGCCAAGGAGGAGGACAGGGAGGAGGTCAAGGTGGTGGCCAAGGAGGTGGTCAAGGTGGAGGTGGCTACCaaggtggaggaggtggtgtAGGCGGTGGTCAAGGAGGAGGACAGGGAGGCGGTCAAGGTAGTGGCCAAGGAGGTGGTCAAGGTGGAGGGGGTAGTGGAGGTGGCAGCCAAGGAGGAGGAGGTGGTGTAGGCGGTGGCCAAGGAGGAGGACAGGGAGGAGGTCAAGGTGGTGGCCAAGGAGGTGGTCAAGGTGGAGGTGGCTACCaaggtggaggaggtggtgtAGGAGGTGGTCATGGAGGAGGTGGAGGCAGCGGTCATggaggtggtggaggtggaggtgctcatggtggtggtggaggcGGTCATggaggtggtggaggtggaggtgctcatggtg GCGGTGGGGGAGGAGGTGGTCAtggaggaggtggaggtggtggtCATGGAGGAGGACATGGAGGAGGTGGCGGAGGAGGAGGCTACGGAGGAGGAAGTGATGGCCAAGGAAGCAACTACAGTGTAAATGGAAGGAAGATGCTGCATTAA
- the LOC132254747 gene encoding glycine-rich cell wall structural protein-like isoform X2 produces MNYKAFVFLSLLFAVDILVSSVVLAETSIDEKNQDINQLDDANARCQQGCCGGYGRFGCMRCCSNAVEAGTMVAEPQKPEANHVDDVRNHGAGGYGGGHGGGGGGGHGGGGGGGGGHGGGHGGGGGGGGHGGGGGGGGHGGGGGGHGGGGHGGGGYGGGQGGGGQGGGTGGGQGGGGGVGGGQGGGQGGQGGGQGGGQGGGQGGGGSGGGSQGGGGGVGGGQGGGQGGGQGGGQGGGQGGGGYQGGGGGVGGGQGGGQGGGQGGGQGGGQGGGGSGGGSQGGGGGVGGGQGGGQGGGQGGGQGGGQGGGGYQGGGGGVGGGQGGGQGGGQGSGQGGGQGGGGSGGGSQGGGGGVGGGQGGGQGGGQGGGQGGGQGGGGYQGGGGGHGGGGGGGHGGGHGGGGGGGGYGGGSDGQGSNYSVNGRKMLH; encoded by the exons ATGAATTACAAGGCTTTCGTTTTCCTCAGTCTTTTATTTGCAGTCGATATTCTGGTCTCTTCTGTGGTGTTGGCTGAGACATCTATAGATGAGAAAAATC AGGATATAAATCAGCTAGATGATGCAAATGCCAGGTGTCAACAAGGTTGCTGCGGTGGCTATGGCAGATTTGGATGCATGAGGTGTTGCTCAAATGCTGTTGAAGCTGGAACCATGGTAGCCGAACCTCAAAAAC CGGAAGCAAACCATGTAGATGATGTAAGAAATCATGGTGCTGGCGGTTATGGAGGAGGGCAcggaggtggaggtggtggtggacatggaggaggtggtggtggaggtggtggaCATGGAGGTGGACATGGAGGCGGTGGCGGTGGTGGTGGACATGGAGGTGGTGGCGGCGGTGGTGGCcatggaggtggtggtggtggacaCGGAGGTGGCGGCCATGGAGGTGGTGGTTATGGAGGAGGGCAGGGTGGTGGCGGCCAAGGAGGTGGTACCGGAGGTGGTCAAGGGGGAGGTGGTGGTGTAGGTGGTGGTCAGGGTGGTGGCCAAGGAGGACAGGGAGGCGGTCAAGGTGGTGGCCAAGGAGGTGGTCAAGGTGGAGGGGGTAGTGGAGGTGGCAGCCAAGGAGGAGGAGGTGGTGTAGGCGGTGGCCAAGGAGGAGGACAGGGAGGAGGTCAAGGTGGTGGCCAAGGAGGTGGTCAAGGTGGAGGTGGCTACCaaggtggaggaggtggtgtAGGCGGTGGTCAAGGAGGAGGACAGGGAGGCGGTCAAGGTGGTGGCCAAGGAGGTGGTCAAGGCGGAGGGGGTAGTGGAGGTGGCAGCCAAGGAGGAGGAGGTGGTGTAGGCGGTGGCCAAGGAGGAGGACAGGGAGGAGGTCAAGGTGGTGGCCAAGGAGGTGGTCAAGGTGGAGGTGGCTACCaaggtggaggaggtggtgtAGGCGGTGGTCAAGGAGGAGGACAGGGAGGCGGTCAAGGTAGTGGCCAAGGAGGTGGTCAAGGTGGAGGGGGTAGTGGAGGTGGCAGCCAAGGAGGAGGAGGTGGTGTAGGCGGTGGCCAAGGAGGAGGACAGGGAGGAGGTCAAGGTGGTGGCCAAGGAGGTGGTCAAGGTGGAGGTGGCTACCaaggtggaggag GTGGTCAtggaggaggtggaggtggtggtCATGGAGGAGGACATGGAGGAGGTGGCGGAGGAGGAGGCTACGGAGGAGGAAGTGATGGCCAAGGAAGCAACTACAGTGTAAATGGAAGGAAGATGCTGCATTAA
- the LOC100853570 gene encoding glycine-rich protein DOT1 isoform X2 yields MVIIPHLYKYCFRMLAFPFHISLLKTFLPGKMNSKAFIFLSLLLAAFLLISSTVSAETSLDEKNEKEINSVDDAKYRCKYGCCGGSGRYGCMKCCSKPTDVHATETEPKRVEAAAAEVDQVADASTQGGGGYGGGGGHGGGHGGGHGGGHGGGHGGGHGGGHGGGHGGGHGGGGGGGHGGGGGGKGGGGGGGLLGGGGGKGGGGKGGGGGRGGGGGA; encoded by the exons ATGGTTATCATCCCCCACCTCTATAAATACTGCTTCAGAATGCTAGCATTTCCATTCCACATATCCCTTCTCAAAACCTTCCTTCCTGGGAAAATGAATTCCAAGGCTTTTATTTTCCTCAGTCTACTGCTTGCAGCTTTTCTTCTCATCTCCTCCACTGTGTCTGCCGAGACATCTCTAGATGAGAAAAATG AGAAGGAAATAAACAGTGTCGATGATGCGAAGTACCGCTGCAAGTATGGTTGCTGCGGTGGTTCTGGCCGCTATGGGTGCATGAAGTGCTGCAGCAAACCTACTGATGTCCATGCTACAGAAACCGAGCCTAAACGAG TGGAAGCTGCTGCTGCAGAAGTGGACCAGGTAGCTGATGCAAGTACTCAAGGTGGTGGCGGTTATGGAGGAGGAGGCGGACATGGTGGTGGACATGGTGGTGGCCACGGTGGCGGACATGGTGGTGGCCACGGTGGCGGACATGGTGGCGGACATGGTGGTGGACATGGTGGTGGCCAcggaggtggaggtggtggaGGACATGGTGGTGGTGGCGGAGGAAAGGGCGGTGGTGGCGGAGGAGGCCTGCTTGGAG GTGGCGGAGGAAAAGGCGGTGGAGGAAAGGGCGGTGGTGGTGGCCGTGGAGGAGGGGGCGGCGCGTAA
- the LOC100263637 gene encoding uncharacterized protein LOC100263637, which yields MNSKPFLLLCLLLAAVLLTSSAASAKISIDEKNVEAADQQVNQVAHASTQGGCGYGSGYVTNRRGRIAQSLGCKNGCCSWGPRKICRRCCSSAEEALNNKKN from the exons ATGAATTCCAAGCCTTTTCTTCTCCTCTGTCTTCTGTTGGCAGCTGTTCTTCTCACCTCCTCAGCTGCGTCAGCTAAGATATCTATAGATGAGAAAAATG TGGAAGCAGCTGATCAGCAAGTAAACCAGGTAGCTCATGCAAGCACTCAGGGGGGTTGCGGGTATGGATCAGGTTATGTTACTAACAGAAGAGGGCGTATCGCTCAGAGTCTGGGTTGCAAAAATGGCTGTTGTTCTTGGGGTCCTCGTAAAATATGCAGAAGGTGCTGCTCTAGTGCAGAAGAAGCTCTCAACAACAAGAAAAATTAA
- the LOC100853570 gene encoding glycine-rich protein DOT1 isoform X3: MVIIPHLYKYCFRMLAFPFHISLLKTFLPGKMNSKAFIFLSLLLAAFLLISSTVSAETSLDEKNEKEINSVDDAKYRCKYGCCGGSGRYGCMKCCSKPTDVHATETEPKRVEAAAAEVDQVADASTQGGGGYGGGGGHGGGHGGGHGGGHGGGHGGGHGGGHGGGHGGGHGGGGGGGHGGGGGGKGGGGKGGGGGRGGGGGA, encoded by the exons ATGGTTATCATCCCCCACCTCTATAAATACTGCTTCAGAATGCTAGCATTTCCATTCCACATATCCCTTCTCAAAACCTTCCTTCCTGGGAAAATGAATTCCAAGGCTTTTATTTTCCTCAGTCTACTGCTTGCAGCTTTTCTTCTCATCTCCTCCACTGTGTCTGCCGAGACATCTCTAGATGAGAAAAATG AGAAGGAAATAAACAGTGTCGATGATGCGAAGTACCGCTGCAAGTATGGTTGCTGCGGTGGTTCTGGCCGCTATGGGTGCATGAAGTGCTGCAGCAAACCTACTGATGTCCATGCTACAGAAACCGAGCCTAAACGAG TGGAAGCTGCTGCTGCAGAAGTGGACCAGGTAGCTGATGCAAGTACTCAAGGTGGTGGCGGTTATGGAGGAGGAGGCGGACATGGTGGTGGACATGGTGGTGGCCACGGTGGCGGACATGGTGGTGGCCACGGTGGCGGACATGGTGGCGGACATGGTGGTGGACATGGTGGTGGCCAcggaggtggaggtggtggaGGACATGGTGGTG GTGGCGGAGGAAAAGGCGGTGGAGGAAAGGGCGGTGGTGGTGGCCGTGGAGGAGGGGGCGGCGCGTAA
- the LOC100261881 gene encoding uncharacterized protein LOC100261881 isoform X2, whose product MFGTQSTRDISFEFQSQIPNWRPSIYTRRANITVKFQDLYGFTVEGNVDDVNVLNEVREKVRQQGRVWWALEANKGANWYLQPQISSISEGIALKSSLKLSALTNTITLKRLIRKGIPPVLRPKVWFSLSGAAKKRSTVPESYYNDLTKAVEGKVTAATRQIDHDLPRTFPGHPWLDTSEGHATLRRVLVGYSFRDSDVGYCQGLNYVAALLLLVMKTEEDAFWMLAVLLENVLVNDCYTNNLSGCHVEQRVFKDLLAKKCPRIAAHLEALEFDVSLVATEWFLCLFSKSLPSETALRVWDVLFNEGAKVLFHVALAIFKQDRRPSKL is encoded by the exons ATGTTTGGAACTCAGAGCACGAGAGACATCTCGTTTGAATTCCAATCTCAAATACCAAATTGGAGACCCAGCATCTACACCAGAAGGGCTAACATCACTGTAAAGTTTCAAGATCTTTATGGGTTTACAGTTGAAGGCAATGTTGATGATGTTAACGTGTTGAATGAGGTGAGAGAGAAGGTGAGGCAACAGGGTAGGGTTTGGtgggctctggaagccaacaaAGGAGCAAATTGGTATTTGCAGCCTCAGATTTCATCAATATCTGAGGGGATTGCCCTCAAATCCTCCCTTAAATTGTCAGCTCTTACCAATACAATTACCTTAAAGAGATTGATCAGGAAGGGAATTCCACCAGTTCTAAGGCCTAAGGTCTGGTTTTCATTGTCGGGAGCGGCAAAGAAGCGGTCCACAGTGCCGGAGAGTTACTATAATGACTTGACCAAGGCGGTGGAAGGCAAGGTCACAGCGGCAACACGACAGATTGATCAT GACCTACCACGAACCTTCCCTGGTCACCCATGGTTGGACACTTCAGAGGGTCATGCTACTCTTCGACGAGTTCTTGTTGGATATTCTTTTCGTGATTCTGATGTTGGCTACTGTCAG GGTTTAAATTACGTTGCAGCATTATTGTTGCTTGTAATGAAAACAGAAGAGGATGCTTTTTGGATGCTGGCTGTCCTGTTGGAAAATGTTTTAGTTAATGACTGCTACACAAATAACTTATCGGGGTGCCATGTTGAACAAAGGGTGTTTAAAGATTTACTTGCTAAGAAATGCCCAAG GATAGCTGCTCATTTGGAAGCTTTGGAGTTTGATGTCTCCCTGGTTGCCACTGAGTGGTTTCTATGCCTTTTTTCTAAGAGCTTGCCTTCTGAG ACAGCTCTGCGGGTGTGGGATGTCCTTTTCAATGAAGGGGCAAAAGTTCTATTTCATGTTGCTTTGGCTATCTTTAAG CAAGATAGAAGGCCATCTAAGCTGTGA
- the LOC100853570 gene encoding glycine-rich protein DOT1 isoform X1, translated as MVIIPHLYKYCFRMLAFPFHISLLKTFLPGKMNSKAFIFLSLLLAAFLLISSTVSAETSLDEKNEKEINSVDDAKYRCKYGCCGGSGRYGCMKCCSKPTDVHATETEPKRVEAAAAEVDQVADASTQGGGGYGGGGGHGGGHGGGHGGGHGGGHGGGHGGGHGGGHGGGHGGGGGGGHGGGGGGKGGGGGGGLLGGGDGGGHGGGGGHGGGHGGGHGGGHGGGGGGGHGGGGGKGGGGKGGGGGRGGGGGA; from the exons ATGGTTATCATCCCCCACCTCTATAAATACTGCTTCAGAATGCTAGCATTTCCATTCCACATATCCCTTCTCAAAACCTTCCTTCCTGGGAAAATGAATTCCAAGGCTTTTATTTTCCTCAGTCTACTGCTTGCAGCTTTTCTTCTCATCTCCTCCACTGTGTCTGCCGAGACATCTCTAGATGAGAAAAATG AGAAGGAAATAAACAGTGTCGATGATGCGAAGTACCGCTGCAAGTATGGTTGCTGCGGTGGTTCTGGCCGCTATGGGTGCATGAAGTGCTGCAGCAAACCTACTGATGTCCATGCTACAGAAACCGAGCCTAAACGAG TGGAAGCTGCTGCTGCAGAAGTGGACCAGGTAGCTGATGCAAGTACTCAAGGTGGTGGCGGTTATGGAGGAGGAGGCGGACATGGTGGTGGACATGGTGGTGGCCACGGTGGCGGACATGGTGGTGGCCACGGTGGCGGACATGGTGGCGGACATGGTGGTGGACATGGTGGTGGCCAcggaggtggaggtggtggaGGACATGGTGGTGGTGGCGGAGGAAAGGGCGGTGGTGGCGGAGGAGGCCTGCTTGGAGGTGGAGACGGTGGAGGacatggtggtggtggtggtcaTGGAGGCGGGCATGGTGGTGGTCATGGAGGCGGGCatggaggtggaggtggtggtggtcaTGGAGGTGGCGGAGGAAAAGGCGGTGGAGGAAAGGGCGGTGGTGGTGGCCGTGGAGGAGGGGGCGGCGCGTAA